The genomic DNA ATGTTCGAAGAATTAACAAAAGCTTAATGTCATGGGAAAAATAACAGGATTTAAAGAATTTGAAAGACAGGATGAAACATATACTTCTGTAAAAGATAGAGTAAAAAATTATAAGGAATTTACAGTTCCTCTTTCAGAGAAAGAGGTAACAAAACAAGGGTCTCGTTGTATGGATTGTGGTATTCCTTTTTGTCACAGTGGTTGTCCGTTAGGAAATCTAATTCCAGATTTCAATCACATGGTACACCAAGGTGAGTGGAAAAAAGCTTCATGGATACTGCATTCTACAAATAACTTTCCAGAATTTACAGGTCGTTTATGCCCTGCACCATGTGAACAATCATGTGTATTGGGTATTATTGAAGACCCAGTTTCTATTGAAAATATTGAGAAAAATATTGTAGAACGTGCTTTTAAAGAAGGATGGATTAAACCACAACCTCCAAAAAACAGAACCGATAAAACAATTGCGGTTATAGGTTCTGGACCAGCAGGTTTAGCAACGGCACAACAATTAAACAGAGCTGGTCATACAGTTACTGTATTTGAAAGAGATGATGCAATTGGTGGTTTATTACGTTACGGTATTCCTAATTTTAAAATGGAAAAGGGAATTATTGATAGAAGAGTCGCCATTTTAGAAGCAGAAGGAATCATATTTAAAACCAATGTAAATGTTGGTGTAAATTATGATGTAAAGGACTTAAAAGATTTTGATAGTATTGTTTTATGTGGTGGTTCTACAGAAAGACGTAGCTTACCAACTCCTGGTATTGATGCTGATGGAGTTGTACAAGCAATGGATTTCCTAACACAACAAACGAAAGTATTGTTTGGAGCAGTAGTAAAAGACCAAATAATGGCAACCGGTAAAGATGTAATTGTAATTGGTGGTGGAGATACAGGTTCAGATTGCATTGGTACTTCAAATAGAC from Polaribacter sp. ALD11 includes the following:
- a CDS encoding glutamate synthase subunit beta, yielding MGKITGFKEFERQDETYTSVKDRVKNYKEFTVPLSEKEVTKQGSRCMDCGIPFCHSGCPLGNLIPDFNHMVHQGEWKKASWILHSTNNFPEFTGRLCPAPCEQSCVLGIIEDPVSIENIEKNIVERAFKEGWIKPQPPKNRTDKTIAVIGSGPAGLATAQQLNRAGHTVTVFERDDAIGGLLRYGIPNFKMEKGIIDRRVAILEAEGIIFKTNVNVGVNYDVKDLKDFDSIVLCGGSTERRSLPTPGIDADGVVQAMDFLTQQTKVLFGAVVKDQIMATGKDVIVIGGGDTGSDCIGTSNRHRAKSVVNFEIMPKPPGHRSPTTPWPHWPLQLKTSSSHEEGADRNWLINTKEFIKDGNGKLIALKTVNVEWKMVPGQRPELIEIADTEKTWPCDLALLALGFTGPESTLADKLGIEKDVRSNYKAEYGKYQTNVKNIFTAGDMRRGQSLIVWAISEGREAARQVDIFLMGKTELPSKDVSGDLVAM